CGCCGAAAACCGTCCGCCCGAGCGCCGCTCAAGCGTGCCGTTCAATGCGCGTCCGACAGCAACAATGTGTTGGTGCGCTTGACAAAGCTCGCTGGATCATCGAGCGCGCCCCCCTCGGCGAGCAGCGCCTGGTCGAACAGCAAGTGGCACCAGTCGGCAAAGTCCGCTGCGTCCGGCGACAACTGCTTGATCAACGCGTGATCCGGGTTCACTTCGAGGATCGGATGGAAATCGGGCGCTTTCTGGCCGGCCGCCTTCAACATTCGCTGCAGGTAGCCACTCATCTGTCCCTCGTCGGCCACCAGGCAACTCGGCGAGTCGGTCAGGCGGAATGTGAGGCGCACGTCCTTGGCCTTTTCCTTGAGCACGTCCTTCATCCGCTCGACCAGCGGCTTCAGGTCCTCACTGACCTTTTCCTGAGCCTTTTTCTCCTCGTCGTTCAACGCACCCAGATCCAGATCGCCACGGGCGACGCTGGCCAGCGGCTTGCCGTCGAACTCATGCAAGAACGACAGCATCCATTCGTCGACGCGATCGGTCAACAGCAGCACCTCAACACCCTTCTTGCGGAATACCTCCAGGTGCGGACTGTTGCGCGCGGCTTGCCAACTGTCAGCGGTCACATAGTAGATCTTCGTCTGCTCTGGCTTCATCCGCGCGACGTAGTCGGCCAGCGACACATTCTGCTCGGCGCTGTCGGCCTGCGTCGACGCGAAGCGCAGCAGCTTGGCGATGCGCTCCCGATTCGCGAAGTCCTCACCCAGGCCCTCCTTGAGCACCTGACCGAATTCGCGCCAGAACGTCGCGTACTTCTGCTTGTCGGCGTCGTCGTCGGCACCGGCCAGTTCCTCGAGCATCGACAGCACCCGCTTGGTGACGCCGTCGCGGATCGCCTTCACGTCGCGGCTTTCCTGCAGAATCTCACGCGACACGTTCAACGGCAGGTCGTTTGAATCGACCACGCCCTTGATGAAGCGCAGGTAATTGGGCAACAACTGCTCGGCCTCATCCATGATGAATACGCGCTTCACATACAGTTTCAGCCCGCCGCGATGATCGCGGTTCCACATATCGAACGGAGCGCGACCGGGCACGTACAGCAACTGGGTATATTCGCTGCGTCCCTCGACGCGGTTATGGGTCCAGGCAAGCGGCGCCTCATGATCATGCGACAAATGCTCGTAGAAGTGCTTGTACTGCTCGTCGCTGATCTCGCTCTTGGCACGCGTCCACAGGGCGCTGGCCTGGTTGATGGTCTCGTCCTCGTCCTTGACGACCATCTCGTTCTTTTCTGCGTCCCACTCCTCCTTCTTCATCAGGATCGGCAGGCCGATATGGTCCGAGTACTTTTGGATGATCGACTTGAGCCGGTAGGAGGACAGCAGCTCGTC
This sequence is a window from Mycetohabitans rhizoxinica HKI 454. Protein-coding genes within it:
- the htpG gene encoding molecular chaperone HtpG — encoded protein: MAQETMSFQAEVKQLLQLMIHSLYSNKEIFLRELISNASDAADKLRFEAIADAGLYEDDSNLHIRIAYDKAARTITIDDNGIGMSRDDAVSHLGTIARSGTKEFFAQLSGDQQKDAALIGQFGVGFYSGFIVADRITVESRRAGLPADQAVRWESAGDGEFSVETIQRAQRGTSITLHLREGEDELLSSYRLKSIIQKYSDHIGLPILMKKEEWDAEKNEMVVKDEDETINQASALWTRAKSEISDEQYKHFYEHLSHDHEAPLAWTHNRVEGRSEYTQLLYVPGRAPFDMWNRDHRGGLKLYVKRVFIMDEAEQLLPNYLRFIKGVVDSNDLPLNVSREILQESRDVKAIRDGVTKRVLSMLEELAGADDDADKQKYATFWREFGQVLKEGLGEDFANRERIAKLLRFASTQADSAEQNVSLADYVARMKPEQTKIYYVTADSWQAARNSPHLEVFRKKGVEVLLLTDRVDEWMLSFLHEFDGKPLASVARGDLDLGALNDEEKKAQEKVSEDLKPLVERMKDVLKEKAKDVRLTFRLTDSPSCLVADEGQMSGYLQRMLKAAGQKAPDFHPILEVNPDHALIKQLSPDAADFADWCHLLFDQALLAEGGALDDPASFVKRTNTLLLSDAH